Part of the Neorhodopirellula lusitana genome is shown below.
CCTTCGAGCTGTCGTACGAATTGCCGTTGTCCAAAAGGGATGCGTTTTGGCTTTGTCGGGTCGCTTCGCAAGTAGCTCTTGGCCTCACCGGCCTCGATTCGATCCTCGATGGCTTGGTTGTTTACATCCGCCTTGATCGAAGTGGGAATCCAGATCACGCTGCCGTCAAAAACGTGGACCTCGGTGGACTCTTCGTCAAGCGACACCGCGTACTCAGTGCCTTCGTCGATGATTTGAGATTCCGGCGTCTCCAGCGTGAAGCCGCCAGACAACTCGCCGACGTTCACGCACACATTCCCGGCAAGCAAGCGAGCGGTGTCGATGGACGTGACCTCGATTTCGCAAGGGCCTTCGAGCGTGACGTCGGTTCCCGAGTCGAAGCTCATTTCGGCAACGCCCTTGTCGAGTTCCAGCTTGCCGACGGCGAATCGGCCGGCGGTCGAAACGGGGCGGACACTCCACCGGCATCCTTCCTGTTCTCGGATGAATCCGACCAGTCGGGTTGCTGCTGGTGGATGAACGAGACGTTCGTTGGCTTGGCCTTCGGCGAAATGTTGTGGATCGGCGTCGGAGAAACGGTTCCAAGCCTGGACGCCAGCGATCAACAACACGGCCGCTGCCAGGGCAACAAGAGAATAAACCCATCGCATGGCGGAGCTTGGACGATCGTTCGTCCTATTCTCTGGTTGGGCTGCCGTCGTTGCTGGTGCCGGCTCCAAAGCCCAGGTTCGCAGTCCCGCTTCCAAGTCCATTCGTTCGTGGAACGCCGCACGCGCGTTGGCGTCGCTCTTGAGCGTTTGCTGCAAGAACTCATGTTCGTCTGGCGCGATGTCGCCGTTGACCAACAAATCAAACAGTCGCCGAAGGTCTTTGTCTGTCACGATTCGTCTCCGACCATCGAAATCCGTTGCTGGATGCAGCCCAGCAATTTCTCTTTGAGTCTTGCGAGCTGTTTGTAGAGGGCGGTGCGTTGTCGGCCCAAACCTTCGGCGATTTCGGTGATGGAGTCGGTTCCCATGTAGCAACGGCGAAGAATCGTTTGTTGCCGCTCCGGCATCAATTCCATGCAGTGCCTGAGCGCCACATGCCAAGAAAAGGGAAAGGGGGTCATTTAGCAGGTTTTTGCACTGGACTCACTTGAGGCTTCTTACGGGGGCGACCACGAGGACGTGTTGTTGACCACAGGCCCGTACGCTCGCAAGTTCGCTCTGTCCATTCCAAGTCACCATGGGGACGCCCGCGCACTACGGATTCGCGAACTTCTTCAAGTTCCCGTTTCGACAATCGC
Proteins encoded:
- a CDS encoding FecR domain-containing protein, whose amino-acid sequence is MTDKDLRRLFDLLVNGDIAPDEHEFLQQTLKSDANARAAFHERMDLEAGLRTWALEPAPATTAAQPENRTNDRPSSAMRWVYSLVALAAAVLLIAGVQAWNRFSDADPQHFAEGQANERLVHPPAATRLVGFIREQEGCRWSVRPVSTAGRFAVGKLELDKGVAEMSFDSGTDVTLEGPCEIEVTSIDTARLLAGNVCVNVGELSGGFTLETPESQIIDEGTEYAVSLDEESTEVHVFDGSVIWIPTSIKADVNNQAIEDRIEAGEAKSYLRSDPTKPKRIPFGQRQFVRQLEGRVQEQADGNLLAYDGFENLAGRVRRGRSGFGWSDGWQPSGRARGRVGEIVDCPDDVVFGLSRSQRRMMLLGQESDMRSSFEQPLILGTDECIYISVLVERQPSSSKEDSGLLQISLEPDLPGRGRRLHQLVSFGVTNEGFPFVNSGNVVSTTAVQIRVDQPYLFVLKASIGNGESRSSLRTYAASEAIDQSEPLIWTVLGEFSSSNYPATSIRLKTGESTGWRIDELRVGKTWRSATSIEAR
- a CDS encoding sigma factor-like helix-turn-helix DNA-binding protein, encoding MTPFPFSWHVALRHCMELMPERQQTILRRCYMGTDSITEIAEGLGRQRTALYKQLARLKEKLLGCIQQRISMVGDES